A stretch of Eleutherodactylus coqui strain aEleCoq1 chromosome 2, aEleCoq1.hap1, whole genome shotgun sequence DNA encodes these proteins:
- the SLC38A2 gene encoding sodium-coupled neutral amino acid symporter 2, translating to MTKQEMGRFNISPDEDSMSSNSNDDFNYPEYPAKKLSIKGHYDMDPENQNFLLEPTMAKKKCETEYLPGTTSFGMSVFNLSNAIVGSGILGLSYAMANTGIALFMILLTFVSIFSLYSIHLLLKTANEGGSLLYEQLGFKAFGICGKLAASGSVTMQNIGAMSSYLYIVKYELPLVIKELIGPSVDLNAWYLNGDYLVVMVSVFLILPLSLLRNLGYLGYTSGLSLMCMVFFLIVVIYKKFQIPCGSWLENDAINMTMNNTISHLTTQGHMHGSELNQTHDDEMCKPKYFVFNSQTVYAVPILTFSFVCHPAVLPIYQELKGRSRRRMMNVSNVSFFAMFLMYLLAALFGYLTFYGNVEPELLHTYSRIAGGIIFVVVRLAVLVAVTLTVPIVIFPIRSSITQLLFSGKDFAWWRHILITLLILAFTNGLVIFVPTIRDIFGFIGASAAAMLVFILPSAFYIKLVKKESMNSVQKIGAILFLISGFVVMIGSMTLIIMDWVHTESSGGH from the exons ATGACCAAACAAGAGATGGGAAGGTTTAATATTTCTCCGGATGAAGACAGTATGAGCTCCAACAGTAACGACGATTTCAATTATCCGGAATATCCAGCGAAGAAACTCTCCATTAAAGG TCATTATGATATGGATCCAGAAAACCAGAATTTTCTGCTTGAACCTACTATGGCAAAGAAAAAATGCGAGACCGAATAT CTCCCGGGCACCACCTCATTTGGCATGTCAGTATTTAACCTCAGTAATGCCATCGTTGGAAGTGGAATTCTAGGTCTTTCGTATGCCATGGCTAACACTGGAATAGCACTTTTTAT GATTCTATTGACATTTGTGTCAATATTCTCTCTATACTCCATTCATTTATTACTGAAGACTGCAAATGAAGGAG GTTCCTTATTATATGAGCAATTGGGATTTAAAGCCTTTGGGATTTGTGGAAAACTAGCAGCTTCTGGCTCTGTCACCATGCAGAATATTGGAg CTATGTCAAGCTACCTCTACATAGTGAAATATGAACTGCCGCTTGTGATCAAAGAATTGATTGGCCCAAGTGTTGATCTTAA TGCATGGTACTTAAATGGAGATTATTTAGTTGTGATGGTCTCAGTGTTCCTCATTCTTCCTTTGTCACTGTTAAGAAACTTGG GATATTTGGGCTACACAAGTGGCCTTTCCCTGATGTGTATGGTCTTTTTCCTGATTGTT GTGATCTACAAGAAATTTCAGATCCCATGTGGTTCCTGGCttgaaaatgatgccattaacaTGACTATGAACAACACAATATCTCATCTGACCACACAAGGCCACATGCATGGTTCAGAGCTCAATCAGACACATGATGATGAGATGTGCAAGCCAAAATACTTTGTATTTAACTCACAG ACGGTGTATGCTGTACCGATCCTGACTTTCTCCTTTGTCTGTCATCCAGCTGTCCTTCCCATTTACCAGGAACTAAAAGG ACGCAGTCGTAGAAGGATGATGAATGTTTCGAATGTGTCCTTTTTTGCCATGTTTCTCATGTATCTATTAGCGGCTCTCTTTGGATACTTGACATTTTATG gaaaTGTTGAACCAGAGCTACTCCATACATACTCAAGAATTGCAGGAGGAATCATTTTTGTGGTTGTGCGTTTAGCAGTTCTCGTGGCTGTCACCTTAACTGTTCCCATTGTTATTTTCCCA aTCCGCAGCTCTATCACGCAGCTATTGTTTTCAGGAAAGGACTTTGCATGGTGGCGTCACATTCTGATCACACTTCTGATTCTGGCATTCACTAATGGTCTTGTCATCTTCGTTCCTACCATAAGAGACATCTTTGGATTCATTG GTGCCTCTGCTGCGGCTATGTTGGTTTTCATCCTAccatctgctttttacataaagcTAGTGAAGAAGGAATCCATGAATTCTGTTCAAAAAATTGGG